The following coding sequences lie in one Enterococcus sp. 9E7_DIV0242 genomic window:
- the istB gene encoding IS21-like element helper ATPase IstB — protein MIEAYAKQLKLPYLKKNYSTLLQQAIDLDQNFEEFLTQLLTLEIEQRQNNRIQTLIRQSKLPSKVTFDDYMDSHLEVKMKKQIKELKTLRFIDQKENLILMGNPGVGKTHLATVLGMEACLSGKSVLFTNIPNLVIELKESMSANQLNFYKRRFGKYDLVILDELGYVSFDQIGSEILFNLLSNRTTAGSMIITTNLSFDRWEETFKDPMLTAAMVDRLAHRAHVLDLSGPSFRVEDTKKWLN, from the coding sequence ATGATCGAAGCATATGCCAAGCAATTAAAATTACCTTATCTGAAGAAAAACTATTCCACTTTACTCCAGCAAGCGATCGACCTGGATCAAAATTTTGAGGAGTTTCTTACACAGCTGCTTACGTTAGAGATTGAACAGCGGCAAAACAATCGGATTCAAACACTGATTCGTCAATCAAAATTGCCAAGTAAAGTGACGTTCGATGACTACATGGACAGTCATTTAGAAGTGAAAATGAAGAAACAAATCAAAGAGTTGAAAACATTACGATTCATCGATCAAAAAGAGAATCTTATTTTAATGGGCAATCCTGGCGTTGGGAAAACCCATTTAGCAACTGTTCTCGGAATGGAAGCCTGTCTTTCCGGAAAAAGTGTCCTCTTTACGAATATCCCTAACTTGGTCATCGAACTAAAAGAATCCATGAGTGCGAACCAGTTGAATTTTTATAAGCGCCGGTTTGGCAAATACGACTTAGTTATTCTAGATGAATTAGGTTATGTGTCATTTGATCAAATAGGAAGCGAGATTCTCTTTAATCTTCTCTCGAATCGAACGACTGCCGGCTCGATGATCATCACGACGAACCTGTCCTTCGATCGCTGGGAAGAAACCTTTAAAGATCCAATGCTTACAGCAGCAATGGTGGACCGTTTGGCCCATCGGGCTCATGTGTTGGATCTCAGTGGTCCATCTTTTCGTGTAGAAGATACAAAGAAATGGCTAAACTAA
- a CDS encoding helix-turn-helix domain-containing protein, with product MSIVSQINKTFEYIEENLQNPISLEQLSLTTNLSVFQLIRLFDRFIGMTPKAYIRARRLASNLPQLLAGESILSVALDCGFQYEQSYIRAFKDCYGITPARFRKHGVSIEIVEVPTLERFTVSADGMVGEAKLLVRPAFTLSGELKCYHTLENLLFGKSLLEGIEGCTSTTYTAACRNLSPGEFSQHYLVQKKANNCTLVDWQFASGQWANFEYIGLHPLNDSGVTRIRILMSQVIGNWFTDNGIYWDGHFIESVNLDKCSDNYCEITFSCCTHTFS from the coding sequence TTGTCCATAGTCAGCCAAATCAATAAGACATTTGAATATATAGAAGAAAACCTACAAAATCCTATTTCGCTCGAACAGTTATCCTTAACTACCAATTTAAGCGTTTTTCAGTTGATTCGCTTATTTGACCGCTTTATAGGTATGACACCTAAAGCCTATATTCGCGCACGCAGATTAGCGAGCAATCTGCCTCAGTTGTTGGCAGGGGAGAGTATCCTTTCAGTAGCATTAGATTGCGGCTTTCAATATGAACAGTCTTATATTCGTGCTTTCAAGGATTGCTATGGCATTACTCCCGCACGCTTTCGTAAACATGGTGTCAGCATAGAGATTGTTGAAGTTCCAACCTTAGAGCGTTTTACTGTTTCAGCAGACGGAATGGTTGGCGAAGCAAAACTGTTGGTTCGTCCGGCGTTTACCCTATCTGGTGAGTTAAAATGCTACCATACCCTTGAAAATTTATTATTTGGCAAAAGTTTACTGGAAGGCATTGAGGGTTGTACATCTACAACATACACAGCTGCATGTAGAAATTTATCGCCGGGGGAATTTAGCCAGCACTATCTTGTACAGAAGAAAGCGAATAACTGCACTCTTGTTGATTGGCAGTTTGCAAGTGGTCAGTGGGCCAACTTTGAATACATTGGTTTACATCCTTTGAATGATTCAGGTGTAACTCGTATTAGAATTTTGATGTCACAGGTTATTGGTAATTGGTTTACAGATAATGGCATCTATTGGGATGGACATTTTATTGAGTCGGTGAATTTAGATAAATGCTCCGATAATTATTGCGAAATTACATTCTCCTGTTGCACTCACACATTCTCATAA
- a CDS encoding P1 family peptidase, giving the protein MTNKFLIGHAQDETKGTGVTVILSPEGAVGGVSIRGAAPGTRETDLLRPMNSVQKANAIILSGGSAFGLEASCGVMDYLHEKNIGYQAGKHRVPIVAGAVLFDLDYKEFAFPDKALGYQACQSAIPNNTLHGNIGAGTGATIGKLLGPSSSSKGGLGVSTIRLDNGVEITAVIAVNAFGDIYNEKNEWIAGIQHPEKKTAKELLLAGTHTDMSGQNTTIGCILTNAALTKEQTNKLADIAHDGLALAINPVHTAFDGDTIFALASGELESNFLALSTACVEVVRRAIVQSVS; this is encoded by the coding sequence ATGACAAATAAATTTTTAATTGGACATGCACAGGATGAAACGAAGGGAACTGGAGTGACTGTCATCTTATCACCAGAAGGAGCAGTTGGCGGAGTATCGATTCGAGGTGCTGCACCAGGGACTCGTGAAACCGACTTATTGCGACCGATGAATAGTGTGCAAAAAGCGAACGCAATTATATTAAGTGGCGGTAGTGCCTTTGGCCTTGAAGCTAGCTGTGGCGTTATGGACTATCTTCATGAGAAAAATATCGGGTATCAAGCAGGAAAACATCGAGTGCCCATAGTTGCAGGCGCAGTATTGTTTGACTTAGACTATAAGGAGTTTGCATTCCCAGACAAAGCACTTGGCTATCAAGCCTGTCAGTCAGCAATTCCTAACAATACTTTGCATGGAAATATCGGTGCCGGAACTGGTGCAACCATCGGTAAACTATTGGGACCTTCCTCATCGTCTAAAGGCGGATTAGGTGTTTCAACGATCCGACTGGATAATGGCGTAGAAATTACTGCGGTCATTGCTGTAAATGCCTTTGGCGACATTTATAATGAAAAAAATGAATGGATTGCCGGTATTCAACACCCTGAAAAGAAAACAGCGAAGGAGCTGTTACTGGCTGGAACACACACTGATATGTCTGGTCAAAACACAACAATTGGCTGTATTCTAACAAATGCAGCTCTTACAAAAGAACAAACAAATAAGCTGGCTGATATTGCGCATGATGGCCTTGCCTTAGCAATCAATCCCGTCCATACAGCATTCGACGGTGACACTATTTTTGCATTAGCAAGTGGTGAGCTAGAAAGTAATTTCCTCGCTTTATCGACCGCTTGTGTAGAAGTAGTCAGAAGGGCGATTGTTCAAAGCGTTTCCTAA
- a CDS encoding DUF1349 domain-containing protein → MFTFDTNKLAWIREPKTMVVQPEKIAITTEPYTDLWQQTYYGFQNDNAPILYLETDEEFFSFSVKTAFDSQHRFDQCGIVVYQNSENWLKASVEYENESYQRLGSVVTNSGYSDWATTDVSVDIKVLYYRLSRRKADFLIESSVDGIEYKQMRICHLSSAENNIRFGIYACSPEASSFEAVFTEMAVTPCQWPSHSIE, encoded by the coding sequence ATGTTTACATTTGATACAAATAAACTGGCATGGATTAGAGAGCCTAAAACGATGGTTGTACAACCAGAAAAAATAGCAATCACTACGGAGCCGTATACTGATTTATGGCAACAAACTTATTATGGTTTTCAAAATGATAATGCACCTATTCTGTACTTGGAAACAGATGAAGAGTTTTTTTCCTTTTCTGTCAAAACTGCTTTTGACAGTCAACATAGGTTTGATCAATGCGGGATTGTGGTCTATCAAAACAGTGAAAATTGGTTAAAGGCTTCTGTTGAGTATGAAAATGAAAGCTATCAGCGGCTTGGCAGTGTGGTTACGAATAGCGGTTATTCTGACTGGGCAACGACAGATGTTTCGGTTGACATAAAGGTTTTATATTACCGCTTGAGCCGTAGGAAGGCTGACTTTCTTATCGAGAGTTCAGTAGATGGAATCGAATACAAGCAGATGCGCATTTGCCACCTGAGTAGTGCGGAAAACAATATTCGTTTTGGCATTTACGCTTGTAGTCCTGAAGCGTCTTCATTTGAAGCGGTGTTTACAGAAATGGCTGTCACACCTTGTCAGTGGCCAAGTCACTCAATTGAGTAA
- a CDS encoding class I SAM-dependent methyltransferase: MNNNPIISNYSSFDEDQRAFESRAAQIEFIYTKRLLDQYIDSEKTVIELGCGTGYYGLYLSDKCKYYHGIDLVPKHIEQFQSKIIEQDLHHISASLGDATHLPEIQDNSYDVVLVLGPMYHLPHDERQKVIMESRRICKIGGVIMFAYINKIGAYLRACIDENLKADYPNEAANNSVFVNGVDDKLSEVFYFTMPEEMEHDVTQKGLSIVRNAGVDFSFSPTDINRMSDEQYVAWTEIMDYMFASPSCTGTSSHAVLVCCK; this comes from the coding sequence ATGAATAATAATCCGATCATTTCAAACTATTCTAGCTTTGATGAAGATCAAAGAGCCTTTGAAAGTAGAGCTGCTCAGATAGAATTTATCTACACTAAACGGCTCCTTGATCAATACATTGATTCAGAAAAAACAGTTATTGAATTGGGATGTGGGACAGGATACTACGGTCTTTATTTATCCGATAAGTGTAAGTATTATCATGGCATTGACCTTGTTCCCAAGCACATAGAACAGTTTCAGTCTAAAATTATCGAACAGGATTTACACCATATTAGTGCATCGCTAGGAGATGCAACGCATTTACCTGAAATACAAGATAATTCTTATGATGTTGTTTTGGTTTTAGGACCTATGTATCACTTGCCGCATGATGAGCGTCAAAAAGTTATCATGGAGAGCAGGCGGATTTGTAAAATTGGTGGTGTAATCATGTTTGCCTATATAAATAAAATTGGCGCTTATCTACGAGCATGTATTGATGAAAACTTAAAAGCGGATTACCCAAATGAAGCTGCGAATAATTCTGTTTTCGTAAACGGAGTTGACGATAAACTGTCAGAAGTCTTTTATTTTACTATGCCGGAAGAAATGGAGCATGATGTGACGCAAAAGGGGCTGTCAATCGTTCGAAATGCTGGCGTAGACTTTTCATTTAGTCCCACTGATATAAACCGAATGAGCGATGAGCAATATGTAGCTTGGACAGAGATTATGGATTATATGTTCGCTAGTCCATCCTGTACGGGTACCAGTAGCCATGCTGTTTTAGTATGCTGTAAGTAG
- the istA gene encoding IS21 family transposase yields MDKLTIIRLLEGGRSQRSVAKELGLNRKTVGRYWRQYQAAQRSLEQDPANPIKKEQLTAPPTYQTENRQPRKYTPEIDQRVEEILAFDQLKAKQLGPHKQRLTTVAIHEMLVSEGFDIGQSTLRPYIREKLQAKKEAYIKQLYPLGYRTEFDFGEVKCLINQQKRTLTIAVFSCPASGYRWGKLYESANQQVFLDAHICFFEQLQGVYSTVVYDNMRNVVKRFVGRHEKELNDELVKMALYYRFEPVVTNPFSGHEKGHVEKSVQVLRRKAFTKQYEFESIGHAQKHLDQAILELNLDSTIAVEQAQLQPLRGFYDYGITTKQTVDKYSFVHVNGNYYSVPDYLVGQKVIVKRYLNELKIVGSSQIIATHLIQKGEKQYSIDIRHYLTTFLRKPKSLEHSLVLKKTPKLRHCFLQYYQKTPRRFLQFIENHLSISLDQLIIQLEEEALKDHKVSKTPPSRAVNEARNQLQEYNLIHQVRKAANK; encoded by the coding sequence ATGGATAAATTAACAATCATTCGTCTGCTGGAAGGTGGCCGTTCTCAACGTTCTGTTGCGAAAGAACTGGGTCTCAATCGAAAAACTGTTGGTCGTTACTGGCGGCAGTATCAAGCAGCACAACGATCATTGGAACAAGATCCTGCCAATCCGATAAAAAAAGAGCAGTTAACGGCTCCACCAACTTATCAAACAGAGAATAGGCAACCTAGAAAATATACACCTGAAATCGACCAACGGGTCGAAGAAATTCTCGCATTTGATCAATTAAAAGCCAAACAGCTTGGTCCTCATAAACAACGATTGACCACTGTAGCGATTCACGAAATGTTGGTATCAGAAGGGTTTGATATTGGACAGAGTACATTACGTCCATATATTCGAGAAAAACTTCAAGCAAAAAAAGAGGCGTATATCAAGCAGCTTTACCCATTGGGTTATCGAACCGAGTTTGATTTTGGTGAAGTAAAATGTCTGATCAACCAACAAAAGAGAACATTGACGATCGCGGTATTCTCTTGCCCAGCTTCTGGTTACCGCTGGGGAAAGCTCTATGAATCTGCCAACCAACAGGTTTTCTTGGATGCCCATATTTGTTTCTTTGAACAGCTTCAGGGTGTTTACTCTACGGTTGTTTATGACAATATGCGAAACGTAGTGAAACGCTTTGTCGGCCGACATGAGAAGGAACTCAATGACGAGTTAGTGAAAATGGCTCTTTATTATCGCTTTGAGCCAGTGGTGACCAATCCCTTCAGCGGCCATGAAAAGGGACACGTAGAGAAAAGTGTGCAGGTTTTACGCCGAAAAGCGTTCACAAAACAGTATGAGTTTGAATCGATTGGACATGCCCAAAAACATTTAGATCAAGCTATACTTGAATTAAACTTAGACTCGACGATCGCTGTGGAACAGGCACAATTACAGCCGCTCCGAGGATTTTATGACTACGGTATCACTACAAAGCAAACCGTAGATAAATATAGTTTTGTCCATGTGAATGGCAACTACTATTCCGTTCCAGATTATCTGGTTGGTCAGAAAGTCATCGTGAAACGTTATCTCAATGAACTGAAAATTGTCGGTTCCAGCCAGATTATCGCGACACACCTTATTCAGAAGGGAGAAAAGCAATACTCGATCGATATTCGTCATTATTTAACGACTTTTTTACGGAAGCCTAAGTCATTGGAACACTCGCTTGTTTTGAAGAAGACACCTAAGTTGCGGCATTGTTTTCTTCAGTATTATCAAAAGACCCCGCGTAGATTTCTTCAATTTATTGAAAATCATTTAAGTATCTCTTTGGATCAATTGATCATCCAGTTAGAAGAAGAAGCGTTGAAAGACCATAAGGTCTCTAAAACACCACCTAGTCGAGCGGTAAATGAAGCGAGAAACCAACTGCAGGAATATAATCTGATCCACCAAGTGAGAAAGGCGGCCAATAAATGA
- a CDS encoding DUF3788 family protein → MYERLLEKALSPTFTDLLKYSGACSDLWLVLDDYLQKEFSAERQIRFPYGNNYGWSTKYSLKNRHICDVFAENGAFAVHFRVSNDCLNTIYTDLSDYAKEICDAKYPCGEGGWLTYRVLSQEHLVKRN, encoded by the coding sequence ATGTATGAAAGATTATTGGAAAAAGCACTTTCTCCAACATTTACTGACTTACTTAAGTATAGCGGAGCTTGTAGTGATTTATGGCTAGTATTGGATGATTATTTACAAAAGGAGTTCTCAGCAGAACGGCAAATACGTTTTCCATATGGAAACAATTATGGCTGGAGTACAAAGTATAGTTTGAAGAATAGGCATATTTGTGATGTATTTGCAGAGAATGGTGCATTTGCTGTACATTTTCGTGTGAGTAACGATTGTCTGAATACTATTTATACCGATCTTTCAGATTATGCTAAGGAAATATGTGATGCAAAGTATCCTTGTGGTGAAGGCGGCTGGTTGACCTACAGGGTATTGTCGCAAGAGCATCTTGTTAAACGCAACTGA
- a CDS encoding LuxR C-terminal-related transcriptional regulator, translating into MEKNIASIRLRLPEIRRDVIERKDLLQKIEYGSSKKIMVLEAGAGKGKTTAICTFLAKKSPEKVKWISLASDCNSLSAFWSYLIEAFQDKLGSIKQEFLAFFQTTCNRETIESLITYFVNSLIEETNEELFLILDDIHLVEDPVVIHSLEQFLKQLPSFIHVVLLTRYTLPLYLSQFEMDNELAYIDESSFVLSDEEAKTFIQRTTGEQLASTEMEEMLEIAKGWIGGLQMLTAAKLRNNLSAVKLMQQENQLLSDYLTQEIFQQLTEEERSFLIETSYFPYATENLTRALEITVDFRSILPRLVQKNLLITCMDNQQQVYQYHPIFKEYLVRRFQQLSIEKQVNLKRKAANFYIEEEDLSQGFSLLLELEDYEQLMNLLLQHQESLRTLYFIEKIPIEIAISNIDFSYQKLFYHYSNLDYKSCLLLLDELGEKYPRSEEVQALEGVRLLFDDTFSPFHQKITHLEEIQKLKLNDSSKAFILLKNALFYFYQDDFHAAAEFALAALKLNKNWNNPFLQFFGRTLLAQNFEELGELNKSIQMMEEANHTLESLKISSEMRQGYLLTFYMTITGVYLKQFKLLEAKQMLTAIKDNNQHLNNPSYYYNYAEYLYLSDEIELAYAAVKQLEQNSSSSSIGPLTKAGILRYSLKYQQLTEVEKDNFLVQFHQYPDYQNLSNRLFYAMILLDKKNYEETLSMVDEILAESREHKIYFKIIDASLLKIKLFCHWGNGNPRTLKNLYHESLYYAATNEVLGIFYYYKEELSQLFEKYSEIITADLGAKEQKFHKQVLKICLKNSNSELLTERELDVLREIANGRSNKEIGETLFISLATVKTHVLNIYRKLEVNSRILAVEKARELTIL; encoded by the coding sequence GTGGAAAAGAACATTGCTAGTATAAGACTTCGCTTACCAGAAATTCGAAGAGATGTTATAGAGAGAAAAGACTTATTACAAAAAATAGAATACGGCAGCTCAAAGAAAATCATGGTTTTAGAAGCAGGTGCTGGTAAGGGAAAAACGACAGCAATTTGTACTTTTTTAGCAAAAAAATCTCCCGAAAAAGTAAAATGGATTAGCTTAGCTTCAGACTGCAATAGTTTATCTGCTTTCTGGAGCTATTTAATCGAAGCTTTTCAAGACAAATTAGGTAGTATAAAACAAGAGTTTTTGGCTTTTTTTCAAACTACTTGTAATAGAGAAACGATAGAGAGTCTGATCACTTATTTTGTAAATAGTTTAATTGAAGAGACAAATGAAGAGCTTTTTTTGATTTTGGATGATATCCATTTAGTAGAAGACCCTGTTGTTATCCATTCCTTAGAACAGTTTTTAAAGCAATTACCTAGTTTTATCCACGTTGTTTTATTGACTAGGTATACATTACCTCTGTATTTAAGTCAATTTGAGATGGACAATGAGTTAGCCTATATCGATGAATCCTCATTTGTTTTATCTGATGAAGAAGCGAAAACATTCATTCAACGCACGACAGGTGAACAATTAGCTTCAACAGAGATGGAAGAAATGCTAGAGATTGCTAAGGGGTGGATAGGTGGGTTACAAATGTTGACGGCGGCAAAGCTGAGGAATAATTTATCTGCGGTAAAGCTCATGCAACAGGAGAATCAATTGTTATCGGACTATTTGACACAGGAAATCTTTCAACAGCTTACAGAAGAAGAGCGGTCATTCTTAATTGAAACATCGTATTTTCCTTATGCGACAGAAAACTTGACGAGGGCATTGGAGATAACGGTTGATTTTAGGTCAATATTACCAAGACTAGTCCAAAAGAATCTATTGATCACCTGTATGGATAATCAGCAACAGGTGTACCAATACCATCCGATTTTTAAAGAATATTTAGTGAGACGTTTTCAGCAATTATCCATTGAAAAGCAAGTAAATTTAAAGCGAAAAGCAGCAAACTTTTATATTGAGGAAGAGGATCTGTCTCAGGGTTTTTCCTTGTTGTTAGAGTTGGAGGATTATGAGCAGTTGATGAACTTACTTTTGCAGCATCAAGAATCACTTCGAACGCTCTATTTCATTGAAAAAATACCCATAGAAATAGCTATAAGTAATATAGATTTTTCTTACCAAAAACTCTTTTATCATTACTCAAATTTGGACTATAAAAGTTGTTTACTTCTTCTTGATGAATTAGGTGAAAAATATCCACGATCTGAAGAAGTTCAAGCTCTCGAGGGGGTTCGCCTGCTTTTCGATGATACCTTTTCACCATTTCATCAAAAGATCACTCATTTAGAAGAAATTCAAAAGTTGAAATTGAATGATTCTTCTAAAGCATTTATTTTATTGAAAAATGCTCTTTTTTATTTTTATCAAGATGATTTTCATGCAGCTGCTGAGTTTGCCTTGGCTGCTTTGAAACTGAATAAAAATTGGAATAATCCGTTTCTGCAATTTTTTGGACGAACACTACTTGCTCAGAATTTTGAGGAACTTGGGGAATTAAACAAGAGCATTCAAATGATGGAAGAAGCAAATCATACATTGGAGTCGCTTAAGATAAGCTCTGAAATGAGGCAAGGCTACCTGTTGACCTTTTATATGACGATTACAGGTGTTTATCTAAAACAATTCAAATTACTAGAAGCAAAACAAATGTTAACAGCAATCAAAGACAACAATCAGCATCTCAATAATCCTTCTTATTATTATAATTATGCTGAATACTTGTATTTATCAGATGAAATTGAGTTAGCCTATGCTGCCGTGAAACAGTTAGAACAGAACTCATCTTCAAGTTCAATTGGACCATTGACCAAAGCTGGTATTTTGAGATATAGCTTAAAGTATCAGCAATTGACTGAGGTAGAAAAAGATAATTTTCTTGTTCAATTTCATCAGTATCCTGACTACCAAAATCTCAGCAATCGATTGTTTTATGCCATGATTTTATTAGATAAAAAGAATTACGAGGAGACGCTTTCTATGGTGGACGAAATTTTGGCAGAAAGTAGAGAACACAAAATATATTTTAAAATAATTGATGCTAGTTTACTAAAAATCAAACTTTTTTGCCATTGGGGGAATGGCAACCCACGTACTTTAAAAAATCTGTATCACGAAAGTCTCTATTATGCAGCAACAAATGAAGTATTGGGTATTTTCTATTATTATAAAGAAGAGCTTTCTCAACTCTTTGAGAAATATTCAGAGATTATAACTGCTGATTTGGGAGCAAAAGAACAAAAATTTCATAAGCAGGTTTTAAAGATATGCTTAAAGAATAGTAATAGTGAACTTTTAACTGAGCGAGAATTAGATGTGCTTAGAGAAATCGCTAATGGCAGAAGCAACAAAGAAATCGGGGAAACACTTTTCATTTCATTAGCAACGGTAAAGACACATGTGTTGAATATCTATCGGAAGTTAGAAGTAAATTCACGAATTTTAGCAGTTGAAAAAGCGCGAGAACTCACAATTTTATAA
- a CDS encoding GyrI-like domain-containing protein, protein MDFCVESMDAFQLLGKAERQFINIVQANKFWDLCKQDGTLERLTRYSTSLDKEYIGIADSSSYDGKSYLYYIATPFDGNAIPDGFMTIHLPASLWIKFTCSSFVLDTANKDIWAYIYSEFFPASEYKPTEYQLEVYPCGDGSYSENKAEIWISVKTKA, encoded by the coding sequence ATGGATTTTTGTGTGGAATCGATGGATGCATTTCAGCTTTTAGGTAAAGCAGAACGACAATTTATCAATATTGTTCAAGCAAATAAATTTTGGGATTTATGCAAACAAGATGGTACATTAGAAAGATTAACGAGGTATTCAACTTCATTAGACAAAGAGTATATTGGTATAGCAGATTCTTCGTCCTACGATGGAAAAAGTTATTTGTATTACATTGCCACTCCTTTTGATGGGAACGCCATTCCCGATGGTTTTATGACGATCCATCTCCCAGCATCTCTGTGGATCAAATTTACGTGTTCAAGTTTTGTTTTGGATACTGCAAACAAGGATATTTGGGCATACATTTATTCAGAGTTTTTCCCTGCATCAGAATATAAACCAACCGAATATCAGTTGGAAGTGTATCCTTGCGGTGATGGAAGCTATTCAGAAAACAAAGCAGAGATTTGGATTTCTGTAAAAACTAAAGCGTAA
- a CDS encoding ABC transporter permease codes for MIALLKNNGRRLIQKRQRVIMMLVLMTVSVIVAVYVSGQEKAPLRVAIVGDVQHELISNQRVTVSHVTEEPSMLQLLKGEYDAAITKEKNHLTVSSIKNEAFEEEVKQALLDPQDVSLLQRDSKTGSRIIGFLLMFLLMSAVVNMYIFSEDKEKRIMERIVAAPLSFWKLLLSYSLVTFGLLVCPALIILAAVNTIVGVSIGFSFLQYLFLLCLISLFGTAYSLFIAAFISNGDQANMVGSMLIMLTTILSGSFFSFEGGNRWIDGLIKWLPQKNYLKIVEAIESGSNLRGVSFELFYLLAFTVLFFFLAVVKTRKEYIRK; via the coding sequence ATGATTGCTTTATTAAAAAATAATGGACGAAGACTTATTCAAAAACGTCAAAGAGTGATAATGATGCTTGTGCTTATGACTGTTTCTGTAATAGTTGCTGTGTATGTGAGTGGTCAAGAAAAGGCGCCTCTACGTGTTGCTATTGTTGGAGATGTGCAACATGAATTGATTTCCAATCAAAGGGTAACAGTTTCTCATGTAACGGAAGAGCCATCTATGCTTCAACTGCTCAAAGGAGAGTACGATGCAGCTATAACAAAAGAAAAAAATCATTTAACTGTATCCTCTATAAAAAATGAAGCGTTTGAAGAAGAAGTAAAACAAGCTCTACTAGACCCTCAAGATGTTTCCTTGTTACAACGTGATTCAAAAACTGGAAGTCGAATTATTGGATTTTTGTTAATGTTTTTATTGATGTCAGCAGTTGTAAATATGTATATTTTCAGTGAAGACAAAGAAAAACGAATCATGGAACGGATTGTTGCTGCGCCTTTATCTTTTTGGAAGTTACTACTTTCGTATAGTCTGGTCACTTTTGGATTACTAGTGTGTCCGGCATTAATAATACTAGCTGCAGTGAACACGATCGTTGGTGTTTCGATTGGTTTCTCATTTTTGCAGTACTTGTTTTTACTTTGTTTGATTTCATTATTTGGCACAGCGTATTCTCTGTTTATCGCTGCATTCATTTCAAATGGGGATCAAGCAAATATGGTCGGTTCGATGCTAATCATGCTTACAACGATTTTATCAGGAAGCTTCTTTTCTTTTGAAGGAGGGAATCGTTGGATAGATGGACTAATCAAATGGTTGCCACAAAAAAACTATTTGAAAATCGTTGAAGCAATTGAATCAGGCAGCAACTTGAGAGGAGTCTCTTTTGAATTGTTTTATCTTTTGGCGTTCACGGTGCTGTTTTTCTTTTTGGCTGTAGTAAAAACGAGAAAAGAGTATATCCGTAAGTAA
- a CDS encoding ABC transporter permease — translation MYRFMSILKRDTLNLFLNPMWVILCIAFPFLFATILGILTEGLYGSSVSSYDYYGITMLVFSSLYAGTYSANSFLEERIKQPNLRIIFSPIPSLFIPIAKIIATFLFTGIFFTFSGGLAYLFFNVNFGGEMVLYVWVLILALDFLFSCVGVLMCCLFKSEGVANQVLSILTAFLGLLSGLFFPVASLGKAMVTISNFSPVTKVLDAVLMLIYDQNSTQFFPMLVLLLTLSLATIVLIGFLFNGEDYV, via the coding sequence ATGTATCGTTTTATGAGTATACTAAAAAGAGATACGCTTAATTTGTTTCTCAATCCCATGTGGGTCATTTTATGTATTGCCTTTCCTTTTTTATTCGCTACTATCTTAGGTATACTTACGGAAGGGCTTTATGGGTCGAGCGTTTCTAGCTATGATTATTATGGTATTACGATGTTAGTATTTAGCTCGCTTTACGCTGGGACCTATTCAGCCAATAGTTTTCTTGAGGAGCGAATCAAACAACCCAATTTGCGAATCATTTTTTCTCCTATCCCATCTTTGTTTATTCCTATAGCCAAAATAATCGCTACGTTTCTTTTCACTGGTATTTTCTTTACCTTTTCAGGTGGGTTAGCCTATTTGTTTTTCAATGTGAATTTTGGCGGGGAAATGGTGCTATATGTGTGGGTATTGATTTTAGCATTAGATTTTCTCTTTAGCTGTGTGGGTGTGTTAATGTGCTGCCTTTTTAAAAGTGAAGGAGTAGCCAATCAAGTATTGAGCATTCTAACTGCTTTTTTGGGCTTACTTTCAGGCTTATTCTTTCCGGTAGCAAGCCTAGGTAAAGCAATGGTTACTATCAGTAACTTTTCTCCCGTAACAAAAGTGTTAGATGCTGTTCTTATGCTGATTTATGATCAGAATTCCACTCAGTTTTTCCCTATGCTAGTCCTATTATTGACCCTATCGCTAGCAACTATAGTACTGATTGGATTTCTATTTAATGGGGAGGACTATGTATGA